Part of the Azospirillum formosense genome is shown below.
GGGTCAGCCGAACCGGGACGGCGCCGCTTCCGTCACCCGCGCCGCCCCCAGCTTCTCCCGCGTTTCGGAGAACTGCCTGCGGACCTCGACCCACTCCTTGAGGATTTTCCCCAGCGCGAAGACGAGCAGGCCGTGCGCGGTGGTGATCTCCACGCCGATCAGGTCCTCCAGCATGGTGTCGAACAGCTCCAGCAGCGCGGTCAGCAGAAGGATCGCGGACAGGGCGATCTGAAGAAGCGAGGGGCAGCGGACGAAGAGCGTCATCGGTTTCACCGGCAATCGGGCGGCATGCGGCGAAATCTATGACACAAGCCGGGGGCGCTGGGGAGCGGGTTGTGGGCGTCCCGCGCCTTAAACGACGGCGAGCACCAGCGCCCAGCCGAGCACGACGAGGTTGACGGTCAGCGTGACCGCCATGCCCGGCGCCCGCACATAGGGGTGGATCAGGTAGCCCGCCCAGAACAGCAGGCGGCCCAGCACGAACAGCGCGGTCGCCAGCCGGGCGAAGCCCAGGTCGGGCAGCGGCATCTGCGCCACCAGCGCCGCCAGGGCGGGCACGAAGATCAGCGTCTGCTCCACCGTGTTGGTCAGCACGCGCTGGCTGACCCGGTAGAGGCGCGACTCGGCGTCGTCGATGGGGTTCAGGGCGGCGGAACGGGCGCGGGCGACCAGCACCCCGCCCACCGTCAGGAACAGCACCAGCGCCGGCCACAGGGCGAGCCGCCCCCAGAAGGCCATTCGCGCGCCCGGATCGGCGATGCCGGGCGGCGGCGCGAACAGCGGGGCCAGCAGCCAGAGGGCCAGCAGGGCCGCCGCCGCCGCGGACAGGTTGACGACGGCCGCCAGACGCAGAAGACGGGTCTTGGGACGACGGGTCTCCGCGGCGGCCATGGCGTCTTACCCCAGGCCCTTCTGGCCCATGTCGAGGAACTTCTGGCGGCGCTGGGCGCGGACCGCCTCGCCGTCCAGCCCGTCGAGTTCGCCCAGCGACTCCTCGATGGCGTCGCCGAGCGCCTTGACCGTCTCCGCCGGGTCGCGGTGGGCGCCGCCGATCGGCTCGCTCACCACCCGGTCGATGACGCCGAGTTCCTTGAGGTCGTGGCTGATCAGGCGCAGCGCCACGGCGGCCTCGCCGGCCATGTCGGGGTTGCGCCACAGGATCGACGCGCAGCCCTCCGGCGAGATGACGGAGTAGATGGCGTGCTCCAGCATCAGCACCCGGTCGGCCGTCGCGATGGCGATGGCGCCGCCGGAGCCGCCCTCGCCGATCACCGCGGCCACCATGGGCACGGTCAGGCGCAGGCAGCGCTCGATGCTCTTGGCGATGGCCTCGGCTTGGCCGCGCTCCTCCGCCTGGACGCCGGGGAAGGCGCCGGCGGTGTCGACCAGCGAGACGACCGGCAGCTTGAAGCGGTCGGCGAGGTCCATCAGGCGCTGGGCCTTGCGGTAGCCCTCGGGCTTGGCCATGCCGAAGTTGTGGCGCACGCGCGTTTCGGTGTCGTGGCCTTTCTCCTGCCCGATCACCACGACCGAGCGGCCGCGGAAGCGGCCCAACCCGCCGATGACCGCGCGGTCCTCGGCGAAGCCGCGGTCGCCGGCCAGCGGCGTGAAGTCGTCGATCAGCCCCTTCACATAGTCCAGACAGTGCGGACGGTTGGGGTGGCGGGCCACCTGCACCTTCTGCGCCGGGGTGAGCTTCGCGTAGGTCTGCCGGAGGAGCTTGTCGACCTTGGTCTGCAGCTTCGTCACTTCGTCGGCGATGTTGATGTCGCCGGCGTTGGTCAGGTGGCGCAGTTCCTCGATCTTGCCTTCAAGCTCGGCGATCGGCTTTTCGAATTCCAGGAAGGTTTGCATGCCGGAAGGATCACGGACCGAATAGGATAGGACGCGGACGTCGCGGACCGGCCTTGGTACCACGGTGCGCGGCGGCGATGCCACAGCTTATCGCGCGAATCGCCGGCCAAAACTGACCAGAAGCACGCCCAGGACGATCACCGCCGCCCCGCCCCACACCCAGGGGGAATAGCGCTCCCCGAACAGCAGCGTCCCGGTGCCCAGCCCGACCGAGGTCGCCACATAGCCGATCTGGCTGAGATAGACCGGCCCGGCGACGACCTGGAGGCGGAAATACAGCACGTAGGTCAGCGCCGTCACCGCGATCTGGAGCAGGGCCAGTCCGGGCGCGAGACCCAGCGCCGGCAGCTCCGTCACCGCCCCGGTGCCGAGCAGGGCGAGCGCCACCCAGGCCGCCCCGCCCAGCATGGTGCCCGCGGCCAGCGCCACCGGCTGGCCCCCCGGCGGCCAGGCCACGGTGCGGTAGACGTTGCCCGCCGCGACCGCGGCCGGCATGACGAAGGCCAGCGCCATCCAGCCCGCCAGATCGGGCGAAGGCAGGCTGCCGCGCGGCCCGACGATCATCAGCGCGCCGACGAATCCGAGCAGGATGCCCGCCACCCGCCCGCGGTCGGGCGTTTCGATCCGCACCGCCACGGCCATCAGCAGCGTCAGGATCGGCGGCAGCGTGTAGACCACCGCCGACAGCCCGGCCCCCAGCCAGGGCATGACGAAGAACAGCACCACGTTGGGCAGCGCCATGGACAGCAGCCCCGACACCGCGAAGTAGCGCAGGTACCGCCCGGTCAGGGGCATCGATTGCCGTTTGAAACGCGCCAGCCCGGCCAGGATCACCCCGGCGCCCAGCATCATCGAGAAGGCCCAGGGCAGCGGCGGCACGCCGGCCGCCTGCGCGATCTTGGTGACCGGAAAGATCACCCCGATCAAGCCGCCGACCAGAAGCAGAAGCGCGAGCGACTCGGCCCCGCGCGAGGCCGGCGGAACGATGGAGGGGGTGGACACGGGAACGGAACCTCTGGCTCGGGACGCGGACGGGCCAGCGAACATGGCGAAGCCGGCGCCCTTTGCCAAGCCGGTCGGGCAGGTTGGGAAAACGCGTGCGTGTTGCTCCCACCCCGGCCCTCCCCCGCTTCGCAGGGCAGGGAGATGATCGCGAAGCGGCGGCAGTCCCCTCCCCTGCGCAGCGGGGGAGGGTTAGGGTGGGGGCCTCACGCCCCCTGCGCGACGATGCGGTCGTAGGCCGGCAGGGTCAGGAAATCCACGAAGTCGTCGCGCTCCACGAGGTCGCGGAGCATCACCGCGGCGTCCTCGTACAGGCCATGGTCGAAGGCGCGGTCGCCGACGCGGGCCTTCCAGGCGGCCAACTCCTCGGCGATGGTCTCGTCCACCAGTTCCATGGTCACCGGGCGCCCATCGTCGAGGCTGGCGCCGTGATGGACCCACTGCCAGAGCTGGGTGCGGCTGATCTCCGCGGTGGCGGCGTCCTCCATCAGGTTGAACAGCGGCACGCAGCCGACGCCGCGCAGCCAGGCCTCCAGATAGCCGATGGCGACGGCCACGTTGTTGCGCAGGCCGCGCTCCGTCTTCGGCCCGTCCGGGACGGCCAGCAGGTCGGCGGCGGTCACGCTGACGTCGGTGCGCTTGCGGTCGATCTGGTTGGGCTTGCCCATGTAGGCGTCGAACACCTCCCGCGCGACGGGGACGAGTCCGGGGTGGGCCACCCAGGTGCCGTCATGGCCGTTGGACACCTCCCGTTCCTTGTCGGCGCGGACCTTAGAGAAGGCGACCTCGTTGGCCGCGGGATCGTCCTTCACCGGGATGTAGGCGGCCATGCCGCCGATCGCCGGGGCGCCGCGGCGGTGGCAGGTTTTCACCGCCAGCAGGCTGTAGGACTGCAGGAAGGGCGTGGCCATCGTCACCTCCGCCCGGTCGGGCAGGACGGCGGCGGGGTCGTTGCGGAAGGTCTTGATGAAGCTGAAGATGTAGTCCCAGCGCCCGCAGTTCAGCCCGGCGGAATGGTCGCGCAGCTCATAGAGGATCTCGTCCATCTCGAAGGCGGCCAGGATGGTCTCCACCAGCACGGTCGCCTTGATCGAGCCGTGCGGGATCCTGAGATAATCCTCGGCGACCGAGAACACCTCGTTCCACAGCCGCGCCTCGAAATGGCTCTCCAGCTTCGGCAGGTAGAAATAGGGGCCGGAGCCGCGGGCCAGCAGCTCCGTCGCGTTGTGGAAGGCGTAGAGGGCGAAGTCGAACAGCGCGCCGGACACCGGCTCGCCGTCGAGGGTGACGTGCTTCTCCGCCAGATGCCAGCCGCGCGGGCGGACCTTGAGGACGGCGGTCTTGTCGTTCAGCCGGTACTTCTTCCCCGACGCGGGATCGTCGAAGGCGATGGTCCGGCGCACGGCGTCGCGCAGGTTGACCTGCCCGTCGATCAGGTTGGCCCAGGACGGGCAGCTCGAATCCTCGAAGTCCGCCATGAAGACCTTCGCGCCGGAATTCAGCGCGTTGATGATCATCTTGCGCTCCACCGGCCCGGTGATCTCCACCCGGCGGTCGAGCAGGTCGTGCGGCAGCGGCGCGATGGTCCAGTCGGCCTCGCGGATGGCCCGGGTCTCCGGCAGGAAATCCGGCTTGTGGCCCTTCTCGATCAGCGCCAGCCGCTTCCTCCGCACGTCGAGCAGGCGCAACCGCTCCGACCCGAACCGTCCCTCCAGCTCCGCCAGGAAGGCCAGCGCCTCCGGCGTCAGGATCGTCTCGACGCCCGGCGTGATCGGACCCAGGATCTCAAGCCCGGAGATGGTCATGGCCATGCGGTTCCCCCTGTTCGTCGCGAGGGCGGCCCGGCGCGCCCGCGCCTACCAACCCCATTGGATCAAGGGCTATACCACAGCGGGAGGAGCCGCCATAGCCGGATTGGTATCTTTTGAAAGAGACACCCCTTCTGCGCGCAACGCTATTGCGTACGAATGGTTTTTCGTCGGGCCAGAGGGTGATGCTCGTGCACGACCTGTTTCAGCCGCTCCGACACCACGTGGGTGTAGATCTGCGTGGTGGCGATGTCGGCGTGGCCCAGCATCTTCTGGACCGAGCGCAGGTCCGCCCCGCGGTCCAGCAGGTGCGTGGCGAAGGCGTGGCGCAGGACGTGGGGGCTGACCTTCTCCGGGTCGATGTTCGATTCGATGGCCAGCTCCTTCAGGAGCTGGGCGAATCGCTGGCGCGTCAGGTGCCCGTTGGTGGAGCTGCGCGACGGGAAGAGGAAGGCGACCGGCCCGTTCTCCCGCCCGGCCAGGATGAAGTGGCTCCGCCAGGGCAGATAGGCGCCGAGCGCGGCGGAGGCCGGTTCGGACAGCGGCACCATGCGCTCCTTCCCGCCCTTGCCGCGCACGATCAGCCCGCGCCCGTCGCGCAGGATGGCCGCCATCGGCAGGCCGACCAGCTCCGACACGCGCA
Proteins encoded:
- a CDS encoding MAPEG family protein — translated: MAAAETRRPKTRLLRLAAVVNLSAAAAALLALWLLAPLFAPPPGIADPGARMAFWGRLALWPALVLFLTVGGVLVARARSAALNPIDDAESRLYRVSQRVLTNTVEQTLIFVPALAALVAQMPLPDLGFARLATALFVLGRLLFWAGYLIHPYVRAPGMAVTLTVNLVVLGWALVLAVV
- a CDS encoding acetyl-CoA carboxylase carboxyltransferase subunit alpha; this encodes MQTFLEFEKPIAELEGKIEELRHLTNAGDINIADEVTKLQTKVDKLLRQTYAKLTPAQKVQVARHPNRPHCLDYVKGLIDDFTPLAGDRGFAEDRAVIGGLGRFRGRSVVVIGQEKGHDTETRVRHNFGMAKPEGYRKAQRLMDLADRFKLPVVSLVDTAGAFPGVQAEERGQAEAIAKSIERCLRLTVPMVAAVIGEGGSGGAIAIATADRVLMLEHAIYSVISPEGCASILWRNPDMAGEAAVALRLISHDLKELGVIDRVVSEPIGGAHRDPAETVKALGDAIEESLGELDGLDGEAVRAQRRQKFLDMGQKGLG
- a CDS encoding DMT family transporter encodes the protein MSTPSIVPPASRGAESLALLLLVGGLIGVIFPVTKIAQAAGVPPLPWAFSMMLGAGVILAGLARFKRQSMPLTGRYLRYFAVSGLLSMALPNVVLFFVMPWLGAGLSAVVYTLPPILTLLMAVAVRIETPDRGRVAGILLGFVGALMIVGPRGSLPSPDLAGWMALAFVMPAAVAAGNVYRTVAWPPGGQPVALAAGTMLGGAAWVALALLGTGAVTELPALGLAPGLALLQIAVTALTYVLYFRLQVVAGPVYLSQIGYVATSVGLGTGTLLFGERYSPWVWGGAAVIVLGVLLVSFGRRFAR
- the aceB gene encoding malate synthase A yields the protein MAMTISGLEILGPITPGVETILTPEALAFLAELEGRFGSERLRLLDVRRKRLALIEKGHKPDFLPETRAIREADWTIAPLPHDLLDRRVEITGPVERKMIINALNSGAKVFMADFEDSSCPSWANLIDGQVNLRDAVRRTIAFDDPASGKKYRLNDKTAVLKVRPRGWHLAEKHVTLDGEPVSGALFDFALYAFHNATELLARGSGPYFYLPKLESHFEARLWNEVFSVAEDYLRIPHGSIKATVLVETILAAFEMDEILYELRDHSAGLNCGRWDYIFSFIKTFRNDPAAVLPDRAEVTMATPFLQSYSLLAVKTCHRRGAPAIGGMAAYIPVKDDPAANEVAFSKVRADKEREVSNGHDGTWVAHPGLVPVAREVFDAYMGKPNQIDRKRTDVSVTAADLLAVPDGPKTERGLRNNVAVAIGYLEAWLRGVGCVPLFNLMEDAATAEISRTQLWQWVHHGASLDDGRPVTMELVDETIAEELAAWKARVGDRAFDHGLYEDAAVMLRDLVERDDFVDFLTLPAYDRIVAQGA